One Bombus fervidus isolate BK054 chromosome 7, iyBomFerv1, whole genome shotgun sequence genomic region harbors:
- the Hipk gene encoding homeodomain interacting protein kinase isoform X6, protein MPFESRWPESAWNHTKAHGMCDMFIQTQQTSSVNGSSSSSSSSSNNTVHHHSKKRKLEYNVSQPVIQHALVQSTGDYQLDNTGLQQRYSVNGANTAFSSLHNNNALQKSSPNQQTLVRASTIKLLDTYQRCGQKRKTWSREGNGDGLAVHSANATNAVGSTVVSQHHNQQQQQLQQQQQQQQQQQHKQTGMTAHSKQVTNAANGGGGSNPQGDGDYQLVQHEVLYSMTNQYEVLEFLGRGTFGQVVKCWKKGTNEIVAIKILKNHPSYARQGQIEVSILSRLSQENADEFNFVRAYECFQHKSHTCLVFEMLEQNLYDFLKQNKFSPLPLKYIRPILQQVLTALLKLKQLGLIHADLKPENIMLVDPVRQPYRVKVIDFGSASHVSKAVCNTYLQSRYYRAPEIILGLPYCEAIDMWSLGCVVAELFLGWPLYPGSSEYDQIRYISQTQGLPTEHMLNNASKTTKFFYRDMDSTYPFWRLKTPEEHEAETGIKSKEARKYIFNCLDDIGQVNVPTDLEGGQLLAEKADRREFIDLLKRMLTMDQVERRITPGEALNHAFVTLAHLVDYAHCNNVKASVQMMEVCRRAGDFTASPAHHQAPPAPQPPPPTSLVANFVPTTNGSAVTFTFNNQLTNQVQRLVREHRTAQTGYDNLYQIYSNSSRRATQYSSSSSGSNSGRSGVHDFPHQLVPGLLCHPPSYQTMPSPAKHVVVAQPPQAQQGPLQIQPSIISQQAVAAAAAAAQQQYAAVPVSMVETGRQMLLTNAVQTSWPGGSRQMAAIVPSWQQLPPQHAAIQQPLLSDAGDWGRPLIVDSSAILQDQRPVFPVTEVYNTSALVEHPPQGWGKRSVTKHHQHHVTVPQQSQHRHEHKKETQQLSPVKKRVKESTPPSNMRRHSPSSSHWQQQPMQQHHHSSKHSSSHNVEHHQVTSGRQQTITIHDTPSPAVSVITISDSDDETSGKCCGDQQCGACQNLATRLSGDGRPVREEVIRSTQSTPRAVQPVQQTHSSSQSHTNGHVTAHSTSQRSQRKNIISCVTVGDSDGEASPGRAHNHLYQHLPQHSQHQQTTQLIKHEPQQQHHVSSSSSGYSSQSQKKRLLAKVQSECNMVNVATKPEPGVEYLAPHPCHAPACKEPPTYQDDAYDMHDYFLQYVTTSSAHPHLQEQHIVYTTGTDKRVSWPGKRAEYKHEYVQPPAAHSRDHQKWAVANTVHQYRQSQVVGSAAHPGHTHSHHGHPAHLSPGGGGGGRSPAGGAVIGSAQHLGQPLYQEYAHVRSRAHAVPPPVYVTAAPSQAPTAIQQQQVPTYQGFTPGSSPLTLYDSSRALPPPAHHSSARPLLASHAAHPLPAHMQPTAVYGLAPLSPAKHQYQPSGLWFTE, encoded by the exons ATGCCTTTTGAGAGCCGCTGGCCCGAATCAGCGTGGAACCATACAAAGGCACAT GGAATGTGTGACATGTTCATCCAAACACAGCAGACGAGTAGCGTCAAcggcagcagcagcagcagcagcagcagcagtaaCAACACCGTTCACCACCACAGCAAAAAACGCAAGTTGGAGTACAACGTGAGTCAGCCGGTGATCCAACACGCATTGGTTCAATCGACCGGCGACTACCAATTAGACAATACCGGTCTGCAACAACGGTACTCCGTGAACGGTGCTAATACCGCATTTAGCTCGCTGCACAACAATAATGCGCTGCAGAAGAGTAGCCCGAACCAACAGACCCTGGTACGAGCCTCGACGATCAAGCTCTTAGACACGTACCAACGCTGTGGCCAGAAG AGAAAAACTTGGTCGAGGGAGGGTAATGGTGACGGCCTGGCAGTCCACTCCGCCAACGCGACGAACGCAGTGGGTAGTACTGTAGTGTCGCAACATCATAAtcaacagcaacagcagctgcaacaacaacagcagcagcaacaacaacaacaacacaAGCAGACAGGCATGACGGCACATAGCAAGCAAGTAACCAACGCTGCCAATGGAGGCGGTGGCAGCAATCCCCAAGGAGATGGAGATTACCAGTTGGTACAGCACGAGGTTCTCTATTCTATGACTAATCAATATGAAGTCCTCGAGTTTTTGGGCAGAGGTACTTTTGGACAg GTCGTAAAATGCTGGAAAAAGGGAACCAATGAAATAGTGGCCATCAAAATTCTGAAGAACCATCCATCGTATGCGCGCCAAGGGCAGATTGAG GTCTCCATCCTGTCTCGACTCAGTCAGGAAAATGCGGATGAGTTCAACTTTGTGCGCGCTTATGAGTGCTTTCAGCACAAATCCCATACCTGCTTGGTCTTTGAGATGCTAGAACAGAATCTGTATGATTTCTTGAAACAGAATAAATTTTCACCCCTACCCCTCAAATATATCAGACCGATTCTTCAACAAGTACTCACTGCTCTTTTGAAACTTAAG caattGGGGTTAATTCACGCAGACCTTAAGCCGGAAAACATTATGTTGGTGGATCCAGTTCGTCAGCCTTATCGTGTAAAAGTTATTGATTTTGGGTCAGCTTCTCATGTATCTAAAGCTGTCTGCAACACCTATTTACAATCGCGATACTACCGTGCACCTGAAATTATACTTGGACTTCCATATTGTGAAGCAATAGATATGTGGTCGCTCGGCTGTGTGGTTGCGGAATTGTTTTTAGGATGGCCTCTATACCCTGGTAGTTCAGAATACGATCAGATTCGATACATAAGTCAGACGCAAGGCCTACCAACGGAACACATGTTAAACAATGCCAGTAAAACAACAAAATTCTTTTACAGAGACATGGACA GTACATATCCATTTTGGAGATTAAAAACACCGGAAGAGCATGAGGCTGAAACTGGTATCAAATCAAAGGAAGCGAGGAAGTATATTTTTAACTGTCTCGATGATATTGGTCAAGTTAATGTCCCGACCGATTTGGAGGGTGGTCAACTTTTGGCAGAAAAAGCAGATAGAAGAGAGTTCATTGACCTCTTGAAGAGGATGCTCACAATGGACCAGGTA GAGCGCCGCATAACACCTGGGGAGGCTCTGAACCATGCCTTCGTTACGCTGGCCCATTTAGTCGATTATGCACATTGTAACAATGTTAAGGCTTCCGTCCAAATGATGGAGGTTTGCCGACGAGCCGGTGACTTCACTGCAAGTCCAGCGCATCATCAAGCTCCTCCAGCACCTCAACCACCACCACCAACATCATTGGTAGCTAATTTCGTGCCGACGACAAATGGTAGTGCCGTAACTTTCACCTTCAACAACCAGTTGACCAATCAAGTACAGCGATTGGTTAGGGAACATCGGACTGCGCAAACAGGATATGATAATCTG TATCAAATATACAGTAACAGTAGTCGTCGTGCGACTCAGTACAGTAGCTCGTCAAGTGGATCAAATAGCGGACGAAGTGGTGTGCACGACTTTCCACATCAATTGGTGCCTGGTCTACTTTGTCATCCACCCAGTTATCAGACGATGCCAAGTCCTGCAAAACACGTAGTTGTTGCTCAA CCTCCACAAGCGCAACAAGGCCCGTTACAAATCCAACCATCGATTATATCGCAGCAGGCTGTTGCTGCTGCAGCTGCAGCTGCCCAACAACAGTATGCAGCGGTTCCCGTATCTATGGTGGAAACTGGACGACAAATGTTACTAACC AACGCTGTACAAACCTCTTGGCCTGGTGGAAGTCGTCAAATGGCCGCTATCGTACCATCTTGGCAGCAGTTACCACCGCAACATGCAGCCATACAGCAGCCATTACTGAGTGATGCCGGAGATTGGGGAAGACCTCTTATCGTCGACAGTTCTGCTATACTGCAG GATCAGAGGCCAGTATTTCCTGTCACGGAAGTATACAATACTAGTGCCCTTGTTGAGCATCCTCCCCAAGGTTGGGGCAAGCGTAGTGTTACGAAACATCATCAACATCATGTAACTGTACCTCAGCAGTCTCAACATAGGCACGAgcataaaaaggaaacacagCAGTTAAGTCCAGTGAAAAAGAGAGTAAAAGAAAGTACTCCACCGAGCAACATGAGACGGCATTCACCTTCCAGCAGTCATTGGCAACAACAACCCATGCAGCAACACCATCACAGCAGCAAACACAGCAGTAGTCATAATGTAGAACACCATCAAGTTACATCTGGTCGGCAGCAAACTATTACAATTCATGATACACCATCACCAGCAGTTTCTGTTATCACGATAAGTGATAGCGATGACGAAACATCGGGCAAGTG CTGTGGAGATCAGCAATGTGGAGCCTGTCAAAATTTGGCAACTCGCCTGTCTGGCGATGGACGTCCAGTCCGCGAGGAAGTCATTCGAAG tACGCAGTCAACACCACGCGCGGTTCAACCAGTACAGCAAACCCATTCAAGTAGTCAGTCGCATACTAACGGCCACGTAACAGCGCATAGTACATCTCAAAGATCgcaacgaaaaaatattatcagtTGTGTAACTGTCGGTGACAGCGATGGCGAAGCTAGTCCAGGTCGAGCGCATAATCATCTATACCAACATTTACCGCAACATTCTCAGCATCAACAAACTACGCAGTTAATTAAACACGAACCCCAACAGCAACATCACGTCAGCAG TAGCAGTTCTGGATATTCGTCTCAATCGCAAAAGAAACGTTTATTGGCCAAAGTACAGTCCGAATGCAATATGGTGAATGTTGCGACAAAACCGGAGCCCGGCGTTGAGTACCTCGCACCACATCCGTGTCACGCGCCAGCCTGTAAAGAACCACCGACCTATCag GATGATGCCTATGACATGCATGACTACTTCTTGCAGTATGTGACCACGAGTAGCGCGCATCCGCACCTCCAAGAGCAACACATTGTGTATACGACCGGCACGGACAAGCGGGTATCATGGCCTGGAAAGAGAGCTGAATACAAACACGAGTACGTTCAACCACCGGCTGCTCATTCCAGAGACCACCAGAAATGGGCGGTAGCGAATACCGTGCATCAGTATAG GCAGAGCCAGGTAGTGGGTTCGGCAGCCCATCCGGGTCATACCCACAGTCACCATGGGCATCCGGCCCACCTCAGTCCTGGGGGCGGTGGCGGGGGCAGAAGTCCTGCAGGGGGGGCTGTAATAGGAAGTGCCCAGCATCTGGGACAGCCCCTGTACCAGGAGTACGCCCATGTGCGTTCAAGAGCCCATGCCGTGCCACCCCCGGTATACGTAACTGCCGCGCCTTCTCAGGCTCCCACTGCTATCCAGCAGCAACAAGTGCCCACCTATCAGGGATTCACACCCGG CTCGTCTCCATTAACGTTGTATGATTCTAGTCGAGCGTTGCCACCACCAGCTCATCATAGCTCGGCCAGACCGTTGCTGGCAAGTCATGCAGCGCATCCACTGCCTGCACATATGCAGCCAACAGCCGTTTATGGATTGGCCCCACTTTCACCGGCCAAACATCAATATCAACCTTCTGGTTTGTGGTTCACCGAGTAA
- the Hipk gene encoding homeodomain interacting protein kinase isoform X11 translates to MPFESRWPESAWNHTKAHGMCDMFIQTQQTSSVNGSSSSSSSSSNNTVHHHSKKRKLEYNVSQPVIQHALVQSTGDYQLDNTGLQQRYSVNGANTAFSSLHNNNALQKSSPNQQTLVRASTIKLLDTYQRCGQKRKTWSREGNGDGLAVHSANATNAVGSTVVSQHHNQQQQQLQQQQQQQQQQQHKQTGMTAHSKQVTNAANGGGGSNPQGDGDYQLVQHEVLYSMTNQYEVLEFLGRGTFGQVVKCWKKGTNEIVAIKILKNHPSYARQGQIEVSILSRLSQENADEFNFVRAYECFQHKSHTCLVFEMLEQNLYDFLKQNKFSPLPLKYIRPILQQVLTALLKLKQLGLIHADLKPENIMLVDPVRQPYRVKVIDFGSASHVSKAVCNTYLQSRYYRAPEIILGLPYCEAIDMWSLGCVVAELFLGWPLYPGSSEYDQIRYISQTQGLPTEHMLNNASKTTKFFYRDMDSTYPFWRLKTPEEHEAETGIKSKEARKYIFNCLDDIGQVNVPTDLEGGQLLAEKADRREFIDLLKRMLTMDQVERRITPGEALNHAFVTLAHLVDYAHCNNVKASVQMMEVCRRAGDFTASPAHHQAPPAPQPPPPTSLVANFVPTTNGSAVTFTFNNQLTNQVQRLVREHRTAQTGYDNLYQIYSNSSRRATQYSSSSSGSNSGRSGVHDFPHQLVPGLLCHPPSYQTMPSPAKHVVVAQPPQAQQGPLQIQPSIISQQAVAAAAAAAQQQYAAVPVSMVETGRQMLLTNAVQTSWPGGSRQMAAIVPSWQQLPPQHAAIQQPLLSDAGDWGRPLIVDSSAILQDQRPVFPVTEVYNTSALVEHPPQGWGKRSVTKHHQHHVTVPQQSQHRHEHKKETQQLSPVKKRVKESTPPSNMRRHSPSSSHWQQQPMQQHHHSSKHSSSHNVEHHQVTSGRQQTITIHDTPSPAVSVITISDSDDETSGKCCGDQQCGACQNLATRLSGDGRPVREEVIRSTQSTPRAVQPVQQTHSSSQSHTNGHVTAHSTSQRSQRKNIISCVTVGDSDGEASPGRAHNHLYQHLPQHSQHQQTTQLIKHEPQQQHHVSSSSSGYSSQSQKKRLLAKVQSECNMVNVATKPEPGVEYLAPHPCHAPACKEPPTYQDDAYDMHDYFLQYVTTSSAHPHLQEQHIVYTTGTDKRVSWPGKRAEYKHEYVQPPAAHSRDHQKWAVANTVHQYRQSQVVGSAAHPGHTHSHHGHPAHLSPGGGGGGRSPAGGAVIGSAQHLGQPLYQEYAHVRSRAHAVPPPVYVTAAPSQAPTAIQQQQVPTYQGFTPGRALPPPAHHSSARPLLASHAAHPLPAHMQPTAVYGLAPLSPAKHQYQPSGLWFTE, encoded by the exons ATGCCTTTTGAGAGCCGCTGGCCCGAATCAGCGTGGAACCATACAAAGGCACAT GGAATGTGTGACATGTTCATCCAAACACAGCAGACGAGTAGCGTCAAcggcagcagcagcagcagcagcagcagcagtaaCAACACCGTTCACCACCACAGCAAAAAACGCAAGTTGGAGTACAACGTGAGTCAGCCGGTGATCCAACACGCATTGGTTCAATCGACCGGCGACTACCAATTAGACAATACCGGTCTGCAACAACGGTACTCCGTGAACGGTGCTAATACCGCATTTAGCTCGCTGCACAACAATAATGCGCTGCAGAAGAGTAGCCCGAACCAACAGACCCTGGTACGAGCCTCGACGATCAAGCTCTTAGACACGTACCAACGCTGTGGCCAGAAG AGAAAAACTTGGTCGAGGGAGGGTAATGGTGACGGCCTGGCAGTCCACTCCGCCAACGCGACGAACGCAGTGGGTAGTACTGTAGTGTCGCAACATCATAAtcaacagcaacagcagctgcaacaacaacagcagcagcaacaacaacaacaacacaAGCAGACAGGCATGACGGCACATAGCAAGCAAGTAACCAACGCTGCCAATGGAGGCGGTGGCAGCAATCCCCAAGGAGATGGAGATTACCAGTTGGTACAGCACGAGGTTCTCTATTCTATGACTAATCAATATGAAGTCCTCGAGTTTTTGGGCAGAGGTACTTTTGGACAg GTCGTAAAATGCTGGAAAAAGGGAACCAATGAAATAGTGGCCATCAAAATTCTGAAGAACCATCCATCGTATGCGCGCCAAGGGCAGATTGAG GTCTCCATCCTGTCTCGACTCAGTCAGGAAAATGCGGATGAGTTCAACTTTGTGCGCGCTTATGAGTGCTTTCAGCACAAATCCCATACCTGCTTGGTCTTTGAGATGCTAGAACAGAATCTGTATGATTTCTTGAAACAGAATAAATTTTCACCCCTACCCCTCAAATATATCAGACCGATTCTTCAACAAGTACTCACTGCTCTTTTGAAACTTAAG caattGGGGTTAATTCACGCAGACCTTAAGCCGGAAAACATTATGTTGGTGGATCCAGTTCGTCAGCCTTATCGTGTAAAAGTTATTGATTTTGGGTCAGCTTCTCATGTATCTAAAGCTGTCTGCAACACCTATTTACAATCGCGATACTACCGTGCACCTGAAATTATACTTGGACTTCCATATTGTGAAGCAATAGATATGTGGTCGCTCGGCTGTGTGGTTGCGGAATTGTTTTTAGGATGGCCTCTATACCCTGGTAGTTCAGAATACGATCAGATTCGATACATAAGTCAGACGCAAGGCCTACCAACGGAACACATGTTAAACAATGCCAGTAAAACAACAAAATTCTTTTACAGAGACATGGACA GTACATATCCATTTTGGAGATTAAAAACACCGGAAGAGCATGAGGCTGAAACTGGTATCAAATCAAAGGAAGCGAGGAAGTATATTTTTAACTGTCTCGATGATATTGGTCAAGTTAATGTCCCGACCGATTTGGAGGGTGGTCAACTTTTGGCAGAAAAAGCAGATAGAAGAGAGTTCATTGACCTCTTGAAGAGGATGCTCACAATGGACCAGGTA GAGCGCCGCATAACACCTGGGGAGGCTCTGAACCATGCCTTCGTTACGCTGGCCCATTTAGTCGATTATGCACATTGTAACAATGTTAAGGCTTCCGTCCAAATGATGGAGGTTTGCCGACGAGCCGGTGACTTCACTGCAAGTCCAGCGCATCATCAAGCTCCTCCAGCACCTCAACCACCACCACCAACATCATTGGTAGCTAATTTCGTGCCGACGACAAATGGTAGTGCCGTAACTTTCACCTTCAACAACCAGTTGACCAATCAAGTACAGCGATTGGTTAGGGAACATCGGACTGCGCAAACAGGATATGATAATCTG TATCAAATATACAGTAACAGTAGTCGTCGTGCGACTCAGTACAGTAGCTCGTCAAGTGGATCAAATAGCGGACGAAGTGGTGTGCACGACTTTCCACATCAATTGGTGCCTGGTCTACTTTGTCATCCACCCAGTTATCAGACGATGCCAAGTCCTGCAAAACACGTAGTTGTTGCTCAA CCTCCACAAGCGCAACAAGGCCCGTTACAAATCCAACCATCGATTATATCGCAGCAGGCTGTTGCTGCTGCAGCTGCAGCTGCCCAACAACAGTATGCAGCGGTTCCCGTATCTATGGTGGAAACTGGACGACAAATGTTACTAACC AACGCTGTACAAACCTCTTGGCCTGGTGGAAGTCGTCAAATGGCCGCTATCGTACCATCTTGGCAGCAGTTACCACCGCAACATGCAGCCATACAGCAGCCATTACTGAGTGATGCCGGAGATTGGGGAAGACCTCTTATCGTCGACAGTTCTGCTATACTGCAG GATCAGAGGCCAGTATTTCCTGTCACGGAAGTATACAATACTAGTGCCCTTGTTGAGCATCCTCCCCAAGGTTGGGGCAAGCGTAGTGTTACGAAACATCATCAACATCATGTAACTGTACCTCAGCAGTCTCAACATAGGCACGAgcataaaaaggaaacacagCAGTTAAGTCCAGTGAAAAAGAGAGTAAAAGAAAGTACTCCACCGAGCAACATGAGACGGCATTCACCTTCCAGCAGTCATTGGCAACAACAACCCATGCAGCAACACCATCACAGCAGCAAACACAGCAGTAGTCATAATGTAGAACACCATCAAGTTACATCTGGTCGGCAGCAAACTATTACAATTCATGATACACCATCACCAGCAGTTTCTGTTATCACGATAAGTGATAGCGATGACGAAACATCGGGCAAGTG CTGTGGAGATCAGCAATGTGGAGCCTGTCAAAATTTGGCAACTCGCCTGTCTGGCGATGGACGTCCAGTCCGCGAGGAAGTCATTCGAAG tACGCAGTCAACACCACGCGCGGTTCAACCAGTACAGCAAACCCATTCAAGTAGTCAGTCGCATACTAACGGCCACGTAACAGCGCATAGTACATCTCAAAGATCgcaacgaaaaaatattatcagtTGTGTAACTGTCGGTGACAGCGATGGCGAAGCTAGTCCAGGTCGAGCGCATAATCATCTATACCAACATTTACCGCAACATTCTCAGCATCAACAAACTACGCAGTTAATTAAACACGAACCCCAACAGCAACATCACGTCAGCAG TAGCAGTTCTGGATATTCGTCTCAATCGCAAAAGAAACGTTTATTGGCCAAAGTACAGTCCGAATGCAATATGGTGAATGTTGCGACAAAACCGGAGCCCGGCGTTGAGTACCTCGCACCACATCCGTGTCACGCGCCAGCCTGTAAAGAACCACCGACCTATCag GATGATGCCTATGACATGCATGACTACTTCTTGCAGTATGTGACCACGAGTAGCGCGCATCCGCACCTCCAAGAGCAACACATTGTGTATACGACCGGCACGGACAAGCGGGTATCATGGCCTGGAAAGAGAGCTGAATACAAACACGAGTACGTTCAACCACCGGCTGCTCATTCCAGAGACCACCAGAAATGGGCGGTAGCGAATACCGTGCATCAGTATAG GCAGAGCCAGGTAGTGGGTTCGGCAGCCCATCCGGGTCATACCCACAGTCACCATGGGCATCCGGCCCACCTCAGTCCTGGGGGCGGTGGCGGGGGCAGAAGTCCTGCAGGGGGGGCTGTAATAGGAAGTGCCCAGCATCTGGGACAGCCCCTGTACCAGGAGTACGCCCATGTGCGTTCAAGAGCCCATGCCGTGCCACCCCCGGTATACGTAACTGCCGCGCCTTCTCAGGCTCCCACTGCTATCCAGCAGCAACAAGTGCCCACCTATCAGGGATTCACACCCGG TCGAGCGTTGCCACCACCAGCTCATCATAGCTCGGCCAGACCGTTGCTGGCAAGTCATGCAGCGCATCCACTGCCTGCACATATGCAGCCAACAGCCGTTTATGGATTGGCCCCACTTTCACCGGCCAAACATCAATATCAACCTTCTGGTTTGTGGTTCACCGAGTAA